One Argiope bruennichi chromosome 5, qqArgBrue1.1, whole genome shotgun sequence DNA segment encodes these proteins:
- the LOC129968202 gene encoding uncharacterized protein LOC129968202, whose amino-acid sequence MPMKDRENLVEKSGYYFLCLKPGHQVRKCYSKVTCLGCGKRHHIILCHNVNQRTSFSTRKETAEVDSLPNGDQALANVSRSPSFMLLTLTVFDTASQPSYVLKNTVREMKYKRESWEYLQHSLFGGGNTGVCKHDVFTLYLTSCDESYNCHFKVLSQPVICESVPPTIPAIHLKELNDYGIHVNDDYDGPIEILIGADVAEKLITGGCKSLSCGLTAMETRLGWTIMGRIPQISSKENGISVANSMLSTTRTITELWTLDSLGITDPSDRKTKEDLHESAREHFLKTVQVDKDNRFVVHLPWVEDHPPLPDNFNLALKRLGNTVRKLKEENLYDDYNQIFEEWAREGIIEEIPKHEIHLLAHYLPHRHVVKENSATRIRPVFDASAKVKAFPSLNDCLEKGINLVELIPTLLTRFRMNKFGVTADIRKAFFTNSP is encoded by the coding sequence ATGCCGATGAAGGACAGAGAGAATCTTGTTGAGAAATCAGGTTATTATTTCCTGTGCTTAAAACCGGGTCACCAAGTTCGTAAATGTTATTCAAAAGTAACTTGTTTAGGCTGTGGAAAAAGACATCACATTATACTCTGTCACAACGTAAACCAACGAACATCTTTCTCTACTAGAAAAGAAACTGCAGAAGTAGATAGTCTTCCGAATGGTGATCAAGCGCTTGCAAATGTATCCAGAAGTCCTAGTTTTATGCTACTAACCTTAACAGTTTTCGACACTGCTTCGCAGCCCTCttacgttttaaaaaatactgttagagagatgaaatataaaaggGAAAGCTGGGAATATCTTCAACATTCTCTGTTTGGTGGAGGAAATACAGGAGTGTGCAAGCACGATGTGTTTACATTGTATTTGACAAGTTGTGATGAATCTTATAACTGTCATTTCAAAGTACTGAGTCAACCTGTTATCTGTGAAAGTGTCCCACCGACAATTCCTGCGATTCATTTAAAGGAACTTAATGACTATGGTATTCATGTGAACGATGATTATGACGGTCCTATCGAAATATTAATAGGAGCTGATGTAGCTGAAAAACTCATTACCGGTGGTTGCAAATCTTTATCTTGTGGCTTAACAGCAATGGAAACACGTTTAGGATGGACCATTATGGGACGAATACCCCagatttcttcaaaagaaaatggaATCTCAGTTGCTAATTCTATGCTTTCTACTACTAGAACAATAACAGAATTGTGGACTCTTGACTCCCTTGGAATTACTGACCCATCGGATAGGAAAACTAAAGAAGACTTGCATGAATCCGCCAGAGAGCATTTTCTTAAAACAGTTCAGGTTGACAAAGACAATCGTTTTGTGGTACATTTACCATGGGTGGAAGATCATCCTCCACTGCCTGACAATTTTAATTTGGCTTTAAAGAGACTGGGCAATACTGTACGaaagttaaaagaagaaaatctgtATGAcgattataatcaaatatttgaagaatggGCAAGAGAGGGTATAATTGAGGAAATTCCTAAGCACGAGATTCATTTGCTGGCTCATTATTTACCCCATAGACATGTCGTGAAAGAAAATAGCGCGACGAGAATCAGACCTGTGTTCGATGCTTCAGCGAAAGTGAAAGCCTTCCCCAGCTTAAATGATTGTCTGGAGAAAGGAATAAATCTTGTAGAATTGATTCCTACTCTATTAACGCGATTTCGGATGAACAAGTTTGGAGTCACAGCAGACATCCGTAAAGCTTTTTTTACAAATTCGccttaa